Proteins from a single region of Oreochromis niloticus isolate F11D_XX linkage group LG7, O_niloticus_UMD_NMBU, whole genome shotgun sequence:
- the zmp:0000001167 gene encoding protein phosphatase 1 regulatory subunit 12A isoform X1, with product MAATDHSRSEAAKQRRQDQLQRWLGSETDQTGSEAREISSGSGTRRAKVRFAQGAVFMAACSAGDREEVAALLRQGADINHANVDGLTALHQACIDENAEMVQFLVENGSDVNRGDNEGWTPLHAAASCGFIQIAKYLIEHGAHVGAVNSEGELPLDVATEDAMERLLKAEIKKQGIDVDTARKEEERIMLRDAMAVLAGDGTLTPHPNTKATALHVAAAKGYIEVLKVLLQCRVDVDCSDTDGWTPLHAAAHWGQEEVCSLLVDNMCDMGAVNNVGQTPLDVADENLVDVLEELQKKQNALRSEKEKQTPVIEPISHIPMVPVRPRRTSISRMSSKEKICLHEREKHPPPPALQSSPAEDEEEEGQAGQNQSQGQVKASSSSSSEEESESESDAESEKAKKREIINNLNNKRNTTNLLPTSMSTSTTASQVKRQELSKPPVTEAPGSWRTSLRKAGSSVTLGSAGLSDPSQDTSRPPESGLGMSRSASSPRLSSEADTKEPRLARVPPNPTRRLFSIPDNTADNSNSWLSRSSSYTRRFNSQSGNDLTSSTPSLLHSSSYGKRLDDPTVTSASTGTSSAGLGRLNSVLAQRLPQEQTEKKDQPAITTSNSQSTTAGEQETKQRRKSYLTPVRDEEAEAQRKARSRHARQSRRSTQGVTLTDLQEAEKTIQTMKTDNKGREKEEEKEKEAKQKKGEEGGMLCLQEVSWRSRIASLQKSDLLGLTQPAGTPRPQTSDRRDVEANTGESETERWARERNERRQVRARRKAQRTGEGEDNDPSGEDEFSTSGLNSQTDQRLSTRLDSSYSDRTRGGGSETKDFKKLFEEVSRENSQLQSQLQDTQRSVTQTRLDLEKATQRQERLTDCSALLERERKERRMLERRMAELEEELKVLVDLKADNQRLKDENGALIRVISKLSK from the exons ATGGCGGCCACTGACCATTCCCGGTCCGAAGCTGCCAAGCAGCGACGGCAGGATCAGCTGCAGCGATGGCTGGGCTCAGAGACGGATCAGACGGGTTCGGAGGCCCGGGAAATCTCGAGCGGTTCTGGGACGCGTCGGGCGAAAGTTCGGTTCGCCCAAGGAGCCGTATTTATGGCTGCTTGCTCCGCCGGAGACCGGGAGGAGGTTGCAGCGCTGCTCCGACAGGGAGCTGACATCAACCACGCTAACGTAGACGGACTGACAGCGCTTCACCAG GCCTGCATTGATGAAAACGCTGAGATGGTGCAGTTCCTGGTGGAGAACGGGAGCGACGTCAACAGAGGAGACAACGAGGGCTGGACTCCTCTGCATGCTGCAGCCTCCTGCGGTTTCATCCAGATTGCTAA gtatcTGATAGAACACGGTGCTCATGTTGGAGCGGTGAACAGCGAGGGAGAGCTTCCTCTGGATGTTGCCACAGAAGATGCAATGGAAAGGCTCCTGAAAgctgaaattaaaaaacaag GAATAGACGTGGATACGGCccgaaaggaggaggagaggatcATGCTCCGGGATGCCATGGCGGTGCTGGCAGGAGACGGCACCCTCACACCTCACCCAAACACCAAGGCAACGGCTCTACACGTCGCCGCTGCCAAAGGCTACATTGAAGTCCTGAA GGTACTGTTACAGTGCAGGGTGGATGTGGACTGCAGCGACACTGACGGGTGGACGCCTCTGCACGCAGCAGCTCACTGGGGGCAGGAGGAGGTCTGCAGCCTGCTGGTTGACAACATGTGCGATATGGGTGCCGTCAACAATGTG GGACAAACACCTTTAGATGTTGCAGACGAGAACCTCGTGGACGTTCTGGAGGAGCTGCAGAAGAAGCAGAACGCT TTACGTAGcgagaaagagaaacagactCCTGTTATTGAGCCCATTTCGCATATCCCCATGGTACCAGTCCGCCCACGCAG GACTTCTATCTCTCGTATGAGCAGCAAGGAGAAGATCTGCCTCCATGAGCGGGAGAagcaccctcctcctcctgccctgcaGAGCAGTCCGGctgaggacgaggaggaggaaggcCAGGCAGGACAGAACCAGTCTCAGGGCCAGGTGAAAGCCTCGAGCAGCTCCAGTTCAGAGGAGGAGAGCGAGTCTGAGAGCGATGCAGAGTCGG AGAAAGCGAAAAAGCGAGAAATCATAAACAACTTGAACAACAAGCGCAACACCACCAATCTGCTTCCTACCTCCATGTCAACAAGCACCACTGCGAGCCAAGTGAAAAGG caggAATTAAGCAAGCCTCCAGTCACTGAAGCCCCGGGGTCATGGAGAACATCTCTGAGGAAGGCGGGCAGCTCTGTGACTCTGGGCTCAGCTGGACTATCCGACCCCAGCCAGGACACCAGCAGACCTCCAGAGTCCGGCCTCGGCATGAGCCGCTCTGCCTCCAGCCCCCGCCTCAGCTCTGAGGCTGACACCAAG GAGCCAAGGCTTGCTCGAGTGCCGCCCAATCCAACACGGAGACTCTTCAGTATTCCAGATAACACCGCTGACAACTCCAACAG ttGGCTAAGCCGTAGCTCCTCTTACACCCGACGCTTCAATAGTCAGTCAGGAAATGATCTCACTAGCTCCACCCCGTCTTTGCTTCACAG CTCATCTTATGGAAAGAGACTGGATGACCCCACCGTGACCTCAGctagcacaggaacaagctctgctGGACTCGGCCGCCTTAATAGTGTCTTGGCTCAGAg ACTTCCTCAGGAACAGACGGAAAAGAAGGATCAGCCAGCCATCACCACCTCCAACTCTCAGAGCACGACCGCAGGCGAACAGGAAACCAAGCAGAGGCGCAA GTCCTACCTGACACCAGTGCGGGATGAGGAGGCAGAGGCGCAGAGGAAAGCTCGCTCCCGACATGCACGGCAATCCCGCCGCTCCACTCAG GGGGTAACGCTAACAGATCTGCAGGAGGCAGAGAAAACCATACAGACCATGAAGACGGACAACAAAGGGAGAgaaaaggaagaggagaaggagaaggaagcaaagcagaagAAGGGAGAGGAAGGG GGGATGCTGTGTTTACAGGAAGTGAGCTGGAGGTCTCGTATTGCCAGCCTGCAGAAGTCAGACCTGCTGGGCCTCACACAACCTGCTGGCACACCAAGACCTCAGACCTCTGACAGAAGAG ATGTGGAGGCCAACACAGGGgagagcgagacagagcgaTGGGCCAGGGAGCGCAATGAGAGGAGGCAAGTTCGAGCCAGGAGGAAGGCACAGAGGACCGGGGAG GGTGAAGACAATGATCCCAGTGGAGAGGACGAGTTCTCCACCAGTGGGCTCAATTCACAG ACAGACCAACGTTTGAGTACCAG GTTGGACTCATCCTATAGTGACCGTACACGGGGAGGAGGATCTGAGACGAAGGACTTTAAGAAG TTGTTTGAGGAGGTTTCCAGAGAAAACAGCCAGCTCCAGTCCCAGCTCCAGGACACTCAGAGGAGTGTCACTCAGACCAGGTTGGATCTGGAAAAGGCCACGCAG AGACAGGAGCGTCTGACCGACTGTTCAGCCCTGCTGGAGCGGGAGAGGAAG GAGCGAAGGATGTTGGAGCGGCGAATGGcggagctggaggaggagctAAAG GTTTTGGTTGACCTGAAGGCAGACAACCAGCGTCTTAAAGATGAAAATGGAGCACTCATccgtgtcatcagcaaactctCCAAATAG
- the zmp:0000001167 gene encoding protein phosphatase 1 regulatory subunit 12A isoform X4, which translates to MAATDHSRSEAAKQRRQDQLQRWLGSETDQTGSEAREISSGSGTRRAKVRFAQGAVFMAACSAGDREEVAALLRQGADINHANVDGLTALHQACIDENAEMVQFLVENGSDVNRGDNEGWTPLHAAASCGFIQIAKYLIEHGAHVGAVNSEGELPLDVATEDAMERLLKAEIKKQGIDVDTARKEEERIMLRDAMAVLAGDGTLTPHPNTKATALHVAAAKGYIEVLKVLLQCRVDVDCSDTDGWTPLHAAAHWGQEEVCSLLVDNMCDMGAVNNVGQTPLDVADENLVDVLEELQKKQNALRSEKEKQTPVIEPISHIPMVPVRPRSKEKICLHEREKHPPPPALQSSPAEDEEEEGQAGQNQSQGQVKASSSSSSEEESESESDAESEKAKKREIINNLNNKRNTTNLLPTSMSTSTTASQVKRQELSKPPVTEAPGSWRTSLRKAGSSVTLGSAGLSDPSQDTSRPPESGLGMSRSASSPRLSSEADTKEPRLARVPPNPTRRLFSIPDNTADNSNSWLSRSSSYTRRFNSQSGNDLTSSTPSLLHSSSYGKRLDDPTVTSASTGTSSAGLGRLNSVLAQRLPQEQTEKKDQPAITTSNSQSTTAGEQETKQRRKSYLTPVRDEEAEAQRKARSRHARQSRRSTQGVTLTDLQEAEKTIQTMKTDNKGREKEEEKEKEAKQKKGEEGGMLCLQEVSWRSRIASLQKSDLLGLTQPAGTPRPQTSDRRDVEANTGESETERWARERNERRQVRARRKAQRTGEGEDNDPSGEDEFSTSGLNSQTDQRLSTRLDSSYSDRTRGGGSETKDFKKLFEEVSRENSQLQSQLQDTQRSVTQTRLDLEKATQRQERLTDCSALLERERKERRMLERRMAELEEELKVLVDLKADNQRLKDENGALIRVISKLSK; encoded by the exons ATGGCGGCCACTGACCATTCCCGGTCCGAAGCTGCCAAGCAGCGACGGCAGGATCAGCTGCAGCGATGGCTGGGCTCAGAGACGGATCAGACGGGTTCGGAGGCCCGGGAAATCTCGAGCGGTTCTGGGACGCGTCGGGCGAAAGTTCGGTTCGCCCAAGGAGCCGTATTTATGGCTGCTTGCTCCGCCGGAGACCGGGAGGAGGTTGCAGCGCTGCTCCGACAGGGAGCTGACATCAACCACGCTAACGTAGACGGACTGACAGCGCTTCACCAG GCCTGCATTGATGAAAACGCTGAGATGGTGCAGTTCCTGGTGGAGAACGGGAGCGACGTCAACAGAGGAGACAACGAGGGCTGGACTCCTCTGCATGCTGCAGCCTCCTGCGGTTTCATCCAGATTGCTAA gtatcTGATAGAACACGGTGCTCATGTTGGAGCGGTGAACAGCGAGGGAGAGCTTCCTCTGGATGTTGCCACAGAAGATGCAATGGAAAGGCTCCTGAAAgctgaaattaaaaaacaag GAATAGACGTGGATACGGCccgaaaggaggaggagaggatcATGCTCCGGGATGCCATGGCGGTGCTGGCAGGAGACGGCACCCTCACACCTCACCCAAACACCAAGGCAACGGCTCTACACGTCGCCGCTGCCAAAGGCTACATTGAAGTCCTGAA GGTACTGTTACAGTGCAGGGTGGATGTGGACTGCAGCGACACTGACGGGTGGACGCCTCTGCACGCAGCAGCTCACTGGGGGCAGGAGGAGGTCTGCAGCCTGCTGGTTGACAACATGTGCGATATGGGTGCCGTCAACAATGTG GGACAAACACCTTTAGATGTTGCAGACGAGAACCTCGTGGACGTTCTGGAGGAGCTGCAGAAGAAGCAGAACGCT TTACGTAGcgagaaagagaaacagactCCTGTTATTGAGCCCATTTCGCATATCCCCATGGTACCAGTCCGCCCACGCAG CAAGGAGAAGATCTGCCTCCATGAGCGGGAGAagcaccctcctcctcctgccctgcaGAGCAGTCCGGctgaggacgaggaggaggaaggcCAGGCAGGACAGAACCAGTCTCAGGGCCAGGTGAAAGCCTCGAGCAGCTCCAGTTCAGAGGAGGAGAGCGAGTCTGAGAGCGATGCAGAGTCGG AGAAAGCGAAAAAGCGAGAAATCATAAACAACTTGAACAACAAGCGCAACACCACCAATCTGCTTCCTACCTCCATGTCAACAAGCACCACTGCGAGCCAAGTGAAAAGG caggAATTAAGCAAGCCTCCAGTCACTGAAGCCCCGGGGTCATGGAGAACATCTCTGAGGAAGGCGGGCAGCTCTGTGACTCTGGGCTCAGCTGGACTATCCGACCCCAGCCAGGACACCAGCAGACCTCCAGAGTCCGGCCTCGGCATGAGCCGCTCTGCCTCCAGCCCCCGCCTCAGCTCTGAGGCTGACACCAAG GAGCCAAGGCTTGCTCGAGTGCCGCCCAATCCAACACGGAGACTCTTCAGTATTCCAGATAACACCGCTGACAACTCCAACAG ttGGCTAAGCCGTAGCTCCTCTTACACCCGACGCTTCAATAGTCAGTCAGGAAATGATCTCACTAGCTCCACCCCGTCTTTGCTTCACAG CTCATCTTATGGAAAGAGACTGGATGACCCCACCGTGACCTCAGctagcacaggaacaagctctgctGGACTCGGCCGCCTTAATAGTGTCTTGGCTCAGAg ACTTCCTCAGGAACAGACGGAAAAGAAGGATCAGCCAGCCATCACCACCTCCAACTCTCAGAGCACGACCGCAGGCGAACAGGAAACCAAGCAGAGGCGCAA GTCCTACCTGACACCAGTGCGGGATGAGGAGGCAGAGGCGCAGAGGAAAGCTCGCTCCCGACATGCACGGCAATCCCGCCGCTCCACTCAG GGGGTAACGCTAACAGATCTGCAGGAGGCAGAGAAAACCATACAGACCATGAAGACGGACAACAAAGGGAGAgaaaaggaagaggagaaggagaaggaagcaaagcagaagAAGGGAGAGGAAGGG GGGATGCTGTGTTTACAGGAAGTGAGCTGGAGGTCTCGTATTGCCAGCCTGCAGAAGTCAGACCTGCTGGGCCTCACACAACCTGCTGGCACACCAAGACCTCAGACCTCTGACAGAAGAG ATGTGGAGGCCAACACAGGGgagagcgagacagagcgaTGGGCCAGGGAGCGCAATGAGAGGAGGCAAGTTCGAGCCAGGAGGAAGGCACAGAGGACCGGGGAG GGTGAAGACAATGATCCCAGTGGAGAGGACGAGTTCTCCACCAGTGGGCTCAATTCACAG ACAGACCAACGTTTGAGTACCAG GTTGGACTCATCCTATAGTGACCGTACACGGGGAGGAGGATCTGAGACGAAGGACTTTAAGAAG TTGTTTGAGGAGGTTTCCAGAGAAAACAGCCAGCTCCAGTCCCAGCTCCAGGACACTCAGAGGAGTGTCACTCAGACCAGGTTGGATCTGGAAAAGGCCACGCAG AGACAGGAGCGTCTGACCGACTGTTCAGCCCTGCTGGAGCGGGAGAGGAAG GAGCGAAGGATGTTGGAGCGGCGAATGGcggagctggaggaggagctAAAG GTTTTGGTTGACCTGAAGGCAGACAACCAGCGTCTTAAAGATGAAAATGGAGCACTCATccgtgtcatcagcaaactctCCAAATAG